One window of the Desulfurellaceae bacterium genome contains the following:
- a CDS encoding AMP-binding protein, producing MTLAQVFWRRLSRDDSRPVFERLEPNGQVSRRQTRGELLEDASRWMAALRAAGVEAGDRVALSLGKADGLVTAHLAILGLGAGVVPLNPALAPRETEAVLRRAEVKLAITTPQTLRRAPGMTAAVAGPWWVSGSAADQPQGTSLMSDILATVQAGPEPIERDEQELALLLFTSGTTGTPKGVGLTHRNLQANLQALLVDTWEMGEDDRLLHALPPHHLHGLGLGLYGSLYTGCSAVLLERFEPAVVVRALDSQRISVFMGVPTMYHRMLDVEDEVSLASMRLFTCGSAPLSVETFRRFEARFGSAPVERYGLTETAINTSNPLHGQQKAGSVGLPLPGVEVGVFDPETRRALDNDQTGELWVRGPNVFGGYWQDPEATAAAFAGDWFRTGDLGAVSRDGYVSILGRMKELIIVGGTNVTPGEVEAVLEPEAGVHECAVAGLPDPDLGEIIAAFIVPRQGHDPTALEARLRTRVEQDLAPYKRPRRYCFLDEIPRNAMGKVERAKLKDLGGQD from the coding sequence ATGACTCTGGCACAGGTTTTCTGGCGGCGTCTCAGCCGCGATGACAGCCGACCGGTCTTTGAGCGGCTGGAGCCAAACGGACAGGTGAGCCGACGGCAAACGCGCGGCGAGCTGTTGGAGGACGCCTCGCGCTGGATGGCCGCTCTGCGGGCGGCGGGGGTTGAGGCCGGCGACCGGGTGGCGCTGTCGCTGGGCAAGGCGGACGGCCTGGTCACAGCCCACCTGGCCATCCTGGGCCTTGGGGCCGGGGTGGTGCCGCTGAATCCTGCTCTGGCGCCGCGTGAGACTGAGGCTGTCTTACGCCGGGCCGAGGTCAAGCTGGCCATCACCACGCCGCAAACGCTGCGCCGAGCGCCAGGCATGACGGCTGCGGTCGCCGGACCGTGGTGGGTGAGCGGCAGCGCTGCCGACCAGCCCCAGGGAACGAGCCTGATGTCCGATATCCTGGCTACGGTCCAGGCCGGCCCGGAGCCCATCGAGCGGGACGAGCAGGAGCTGGCGCTCCTGCTGTTCACCAGCGGGACCACCGGCACGCCAAAAGGGGTGGGCCTGACCCACCGGAATCTCCAGGCCAATCTCCAAGCCCTCCTGGTAGACACCTGGGAGATGGGGGAAGACGACCGCCTGCTGCACGCCCTCCCGCCCCACCATCTGCACGGGTTGGGGCTCGGCCTGTACGGCAGCCTGTACACCGGCTGTAGCGCCGTCCTGCTGGAGCGTTTTGAGCCGGCCGTGGTCGTGCGGGCGCTGGACAGCCAGCGCATCAGCGTGTTCATGGGCGTACCGACCATGTATCACCGCATGCTGGATGTCGAGGACGAGGTGTCGCTGGCCTCCATGCGGCTGTTCACCTGCGGTTCGGCCCCCCTGTCGGTCGAAACCTTCCGCCGCTTTGAGGCCCGCTTCGGCTCTGCCCCGGTTGAGCGCTACGGCCTGACCGAGACGGCCATCAATACCTCCAACCCGCTCCACGGACAGCAAAAAGCGGGCAGCGTCGGGCTGCCGCTGCCGGGGGTGGAGGTTGGGGTGTTTGACCCGGAAACGCGCCGCGCGCTCGACAACGATCAGACCGGCGAACTGTGGGTCCGGGGCCCGAATGTGTTTGGCGGCTACTGGCAGGACCCCGAGGCGACCGCTGCCGCCTTTGCGGGCGACTGGTTTCGGACCGGCGACCTCGGCGCGGTGTCCCGAGACGGCTATGTGTCGATTCTGGGCCGGATGAAGGAGCTGATCATCGTCGGCGGCACCAATGTCACCCCCGGAGAGGTCGAGGCGGTGCTGGAGCCGGAAGCCGGGGTGCACGAATGCGCGGTCGCCGGCCTGCCCGACCCGGACCTCGGCGAGATCATCGCCGCCTTTATCGTGCCGCGCCAGGGACACGACCCGACCGCCCTGGAGGCCCGGCTCAGAACCCGAGTTGAGCAAGACCTGGCGCCCTACAAGCGGCCGCGACGCTACTGTTTTCTGGACGAGATTCCCCGCAACGCCATGGGCAAGGTCGAGCGGGCCAAGCTCAAAGACCTGGGCGGTCAAGACTGA
- a CDS encoding amidohydrolase, which produces MTTENLANVDGAIDCDGHILEPPDLWETYLDPQYRERAIRIRTNDEGLEYLEFDGQASRLVRAGMPGMMGAMGAEDIVPSPERTYLRGAPYGSMNAKERVERLNREKLSKAILYPTIGLLWEAEVQDPEISAAYCRAYNRWIVDFCSESGGRLVPIAHVPASNPQEAARELERAVQSGAKGGFIAPFSWDKKAPGHPDFDPLWATAQELDVPLAIHPTFEPLSHTVHTRFDDLRMGEPVDFNWYFDVLVAQGMQQCLVSLFHYGVFERFPHVKAVILESQAGWIGYLLDRMDAVFEGPLSRSTQMKESPSTYFRRQCWISADPDEKALSQIIEFVGADRFFWASDFPHPDHSDDYVPALQRLVTPLSDTARRQIIGENVAQVYKLGD; this is translated from the coding sequence ATGACGACAGAAAATCTGGCTAATGTTGACGGGGCCATTGATTGTGACGGGCATATCCTGGAGCCGCCCGATTTATGGGAAACCTATCTGGACCCCCAATACCGGGAGCGGGCGATTCGGATTCGGACCAACGACGAGGGGCTGGAATACCTGGAGTTTGACGGGCAGGCGTCCAGGCTGGTGCGTGCCGGCATGCCGGGCATGATGGGCGCAATGGGCGCCGAAGACATTGTGCCCAGCCCCGAGCGCACCTATCTCAGGGGCGCGCCGTACGGCTCCATGAACGCCAAGGAACGCGTTGAGCGACTCAACCGGGAAAAACTGTCCAAAGCCATCCTGTACCCCACGATCGGCCTGCTGTGGGAGGCCGAGGTCCAGGACCCCGAGATCTCAGCCGCCTACTGCCGAGCCTATAACCGCTGGATTGTCGATTTCTGTTCCGAGTCGGGCGGCCGTCTTGTCCCGATTGCTCATGTGCCGGCCAGCAACCCCCAGGAAGCGGCCCGCGAGTTGGAGCGGGCGGTCCAATCCGGGGCCAAGGGCGGCTTTATCGCACCCTTCTCGTGGGACAAAAAAGCGCCGGGTCACCCCGATTTCGATCCGCTGTGGGCGACCGCCCAGGAACTCGATGTGCCGCTGGCCATCCACCCCACGTTTGAGCCGTTGAGCCATACGGTGCATACCCGCTTTGACGATCTGCGAATGGGTGAACCGGTGGATTTCAACTGGTACTTTGACGTGCTGGTCGCTCAGGGTATGCAGCAGTGTCTGGTCTCCCTGTTCCACTACGGCGTGTTCGAGCGCTTCCCACACGTCAAGGCCGTGATCCTGGAATCGCAGGCCGGCTGGATCGGCTATCTGCTCGACCGGATGGACGCGGTGTTTGAGGGTCCCCTGTCACGCTCGACCCAAATGAAGGAATCGCCCAGCACCTACTTCCGCCGCCAGTGCTGGATCTCGGCCGACCCCGACGAAAAAGCCCTGTCGCAAATCATCGAATTTGTCGGCGCCGACCGCTTCTTCTGGGCCTCGGATTTTCCGCATCCAGATCACAGCGATGATTATGTGCCCGCCCTGCAACGCCTCGTCACACCACTGTCCGATACGGCTCGCCGGCAGATTATCGGCGAGAATGTGGCCCAGGTGTATAAGCTGGGCGACTGA
- a CDS encoding valine--tRNA ligase, with protein MPQALAPQYDPSGLEQHISRQWAEAKAFAAIPDDNPHRYVIMMPLPNVTGALHMGHAMDNVMQDMLTRWHRMLADNTLWMAGTDHAGIATQAVVEKRLLELEGKTRHDIGRDALVERIWDWKEQYQARIVSQQQAMGCSCDWDRQRFTMDPVCARAVSWTFFRLFEDGLIFRGTRLVNWDCHLQTAVADDEIVYETVQGHFWHLRYPIIDPQPGEPDHVVVATTRPETMLGDTAVACHPDPRGALEDLIAKTQARLAAAGQKERAEIEAELARLTQRRQTHLPLLERLTAMARAGRMVRLPLLDRPIPLLCDEWAKPELGSGCVKITPAHDPNDYEVWTRHSEAIGLINILDTDGSLNANAGPYQGLDRFAARDRIVADLESQGLLEQVEDRETEVGHSDRSKTPIEPYLSEQWFVRMGDVAGGVVCGRGTDKEFTTPGLAQAAIDAAQETWRSPSGRQVSFHPDVRYCNTYLTWLAEKRDWCISRQLWWGHRIPIWAIRLSGRAVADKLAWLEPHLDRPDLVARLLYADGSSQLLRPGSDRRPAEDEDAQDAQDAEVQLLVCLREPAAQEPLARELEAVGFERDPDVLDTWFSSGLWPHSTLGWPDPDTAAVEPGQTPLGQHGGADCLSFYYPGSCLVTGRDIITLWVARMVILGLYNLGDVPFTDVFIHATILDGKGERMSKSKGNGIDPVDIIERYGCDAMRYVLCEMQTGSQDIRLPVQALSPYTNTLVDLATAKHGRTIFTYVCPETGKEFDVLGTMPDIPAAKLVSERFEVGRNFCNKLWNATRFALLNLEGASFRPLRISGLALEDRWILSRLSRATAEVRAQLEAYNPAAAIAAVREFFWSELCDWYVEMIKPRLREAGQADPARQVLAFAIDQVLRLLHPFIPFLTEFLWQRLNEQTPQRGIDQALPSPQLLTTAAWPRAQADWQDTQLEHELDFLRETIRAIRDIRSQYTVAPRHTLVVRIKVEAADAAAARMLQTGTAHLRSLAGVESLQIGPDVERTTDAATAVVGEVEVYVLGVVDVEKERVRLAGQIKKLTGSLEGTRKKLANEKFVSRAKPEVVAKERGRLADMESQLATLHANLSALG; from the coding sequence ATGCCACAAGCACTTGCGCCCCAATACGATCCGTCCGGCCTTGAGCAGCACATATCCCGGCAGTGGGCTGAGGCTAAAGCCTTTGCCGCCATCCCCGACGACAACCCACACCGCTATGTCATCATGATGCCGCTGCCGAATGTGACCGGCGCGCTGCACATGGGCCATGCCATGGATAATGTCATGCAGGACATGCTGACCCGCTGGCACCGTATGCTGGCCGACAACACGCTGTGGATGGCCGGGACCGATCACGCCGGGATCGCCACCCAGGCGGTGGTTGAGAAGCGATTGCTGGAGTTGGAGGGAAAAACCCGCCACGATATCGGTCGGGATGCTCTGGTGGAAAGAATCTGGGACTGGAAAGAGCAGTACCAGGCCCGCATCGTCAGCCAGCAGCAGGCCATGGGCTGTTCGTGCGACTGGGACCGGCAGCGGTTTACCATGGACCCGGTGTGCGCCCGGGCCGTGTCCTGGACCTTTTTTCGGCTGTTTGAGGACGGCCTGATTTTCCGTGGCACACGGCTGGTCAACTGGGACTGTCATCTGCAGACTGCGGTGGCGGATGATGAAATCGTGTATGAGACCGTCCAGGGTCACTTCTGGCATCTGCGCTATCCCATTATTGATCCCCAGCCGGGTGAGCCCGACCATGTGGTGGTGGCCACCACCCGACCCGAAACCATGCTGGGCGATACTGCGGTGGCGTGTCACCCCGACCCGCGCGGTGCGCTCGAAGATCTCATCGCCAAAACCCAGGCCCGTTTGGCTGCGGCCGGCCAGAAAGAACGGGCCGAGATCGAGGCCGAGCTGGCCCGGCTGACCCAACGCCGCCAGACCCATCTGCCGCTGTTGGAGCGGCTGACCGCCATGGCCAGGGCGGGCCGCATGGTCCGGCTGCCGCTCCTCGACCGTCCCATTCCCCTGCTGTGCGATGAGTGGGCAAAACCCGAGTTGGGCAGTGGCTGCGTCAAAATTACCCCAGCCCACGACCCCAACGACTACGAGGTGTGGACGCGTCACAGCGAGGCGATTGGTCTGATCAATATCCTGGACACCGACGGCTCGTTGAATGCCAACGCTGGTCCCTACCAGGGGCTGGACCGCTTTGCCGCCCGCGACAGGATCGTTGCCGATCTTGAGTCTCAGGGCTTGCTGGAGCAGGTCGAAGACCGCGAAACCGAGGTCGGCCATTCCGACCGTTCCAAGACCCCGATTGAGCCGTATCTGTCCGAGCAGTGGTTCGTCCGCATGGGCGACGTTGCGGGCGGGGTGGTGTGTGGACGCGGAACGGACAAGGAATTCACCACCCCGGGGCTGGCCCAGGCCGCGATTGATGCCGCCCAGGAGACCTGGCGTTCGCCGTCCGGACGGCAGGTCTCGTTTCATCCCGACGTACGCTACTGCAATACCTATCTCACCTGGCTGGCCGAGAAACGCGACTGGTGCATCAGCCGCCAGCTGTGGTGGGGACACCGCATTCCGATCTGGGCGATCCGCCTGAGCGGCCGGGCGGTGGCCGACAAGCTGGCCTGGCTCGAACCCCATCTTGACCGACCGGACCTGGTGGCTCGCCTGCTGTACGCCGACGGCTCAAGCCAGCTGCTGCGGCCGGGCAGCGACCGGCGCCCGGCCGAGGACGAGGATGCCCAAGATGCCCAAGATGCTGAGGTCCAACTGCTGGTCTGTCTGCGTGAGCCGGCCGCACAGGAACCGCTGGCTCGGGAACTTGAGGCGGTCGGCTTCGAGCGCGATCCCGATGTGCTCGACACCTGGTTTTCGAGCGGGCTGTGGCCTCACAGCACGCTGGGCTGGCCCGACCCCGACACCGCTGCGGTCGAGCCCGGTCAGACGCCCCTGGGGCAGCACGGCGGCGCGGACTGTCTGTCGTTCTACTATCCCGGCAGCTGCCTGGTGACCGGGCGCGATATCATCACCCTGTGGGTCGCCCGGATGGTCATCCTGGGGCTGTATAACTTGGGGGATGTTCCGTTTACCGATGTCTTTATCCACGCCACGATCCTCGACGGCAAGGGCGAGCGGATGAGCAAGTCCAAGGGCAACGGCATCGATCCGGTCGATATCATCGAGCGCTATGGCTGTGACGCCATGCGTTACGTGCTGTGTGAGATGCAGACCGGCTCGCAGGACATTCGGCTGCCGGTCCAGGCCCTGTCGCCGTATACCAATACGCTGGTCGATCTGGCCACGGCCAAGCACGGCCGCACGATTTTCACCTATGTGTGTCCCGAGACCGGCAAAGAGTTTGACGTGCTGGGCACGATGCCGGATATCCCGGCGGCAAAACTGGTCAGCGAGCGGTTTGAGGTCGGCCGCAACTTCTGTAACAAGCTGTGGAATGCGACCCGGTTTGCCCTGCTCAACCTGGAGGGAGCGAGCTTCCGGCCGCTGCGTATCTCAGGCCTGGCGCTTGAGGATCGCTGGATCCTGTCGCGGCTGTCGCGGGCCACGGCCGAGGTCCGGGCCCAGCTCGAAGCCTATAATCCGGCGGCGGCGATTGCGGCCGTCCGCGAGTTTTTCTGGTCCGAGCTGTGCGACTGGTATGTGGAGATGATCAAACCCCGCCTGCGCGAGGCTGGGCAGGCCGATCCGGCCCGCCAGGTGCTGGCCTTTGCCATTGATCAGGTCCTGCGTCTGCTGCACCCGTTTATTCCGTTTTTGACCGAGTTTCTGTGGCAGCGGCTCAACGAACAGACGCCGCAGCGCGGGATTGACCAGGCCCTGCCGAGCCCGCAGCTGCTGACTACGGCGGCCTGGCCCCGCGCCCAGGCCGACTGGCAGGACACCCAACTCGAACACGAGCTTGACTTCTTGCGCGAGACGATCCGGGCAATCCGCGATATTCGCAGCCAGTACACGGTCGCGCCCAGGCACACCCTGGTGGTCCGCATCAAGGTCGAGGCTGCGGATGCAGCGGCCGCCCGCATGCTCCAGACCGGGACGGCCCACCTGCGTTCCCTGGCCGGGGTCGAGTCCCTGCAGATTGGCCCGGATGTGGAGCGAACGACCGATGCGGCAACCGCAGTGGTGGGTGAGGTTGAGGTCTATGTTCTGGGGGTGGTTGATGTGGAGAAAGAACGCGTCCGGCTGGCCGGCCAGATCAAAAAACTGACCGGCAGCCTGGAGGGCACGCGCAAGAAACTGGCCAATGAGAAGTTTGTATCCCGGGCCAAGCCCGAGGTCGTGGCCAAAGAACGGGGCCGGCTGGCGGATATGGAGTCGCAGCTGGCGACCCTGCACGCCAACCTGAGCGCCCTGGGGTGA
- the nadC gene encoding carboxylating nicotinate-nucleotide diphosphorylase — protein MHPFDHPAVTRLIASALEEDLGRGDVTTAATIPAECPAEASITAKADLRLAGLPLIERVVKAVDPNARVSLRAGEGSAVQAGTLVAEVWGGAAGLLMAERTVLNFLQHMCGVASLTRRFVEAVADTACTIIDTRKTLPGFRLLDKYAVTQGGGTNHRMGLDDGVLIKDNHISVCGGVGPAVRQARQRASALLRIEVECTSLEQVGEALAAEADILLLDNMTTRDMRDAVQLVGGRALLEASGNMSLERVREVAQTGVDFISVGALTHSAPAVDLSMAVSPQT, from the coding sequence ATGCATCCTTTTGATCATCCTGCTGTGACCCGTCTGATTGCCAGCGCCCTTGAGGAAGACCTTGGCCGGGGCGATGTGACTACCGCAGCGACCATTCCGGCCGAGTGTCCGGCCGAGGCCAGCATCACCGCCAAAGCGGATCTCAGGCTTGCCGGACTGCCCCTGATTGAACGGGTGGTGAAGGCCGTAGACCCGAACGCCAGGGTCAGCCTGCGGGCTGGCGAAGGCAGTGCGGTCCAAGCCGGCACGCTGGTGGCCGAGGTGTGGGGTGGGGCGGCCGGTCTGTTGATGGCCGAGCGGACCGTGCTGAATTTCCTCCAGCACATGTGCGGTGTGGCAAGCCTGACCCGGCGCTTTGTCGAGGCGGTTGCCGACACCGCCTGCACGATCATTGACACGCGCAAAACCCTGCCGGGGTTTCGCTTGCTGGATAAATATGCCGTGACCCAGGGCGGGGGAACGAACCATCGGATGGGTTTGGACGACGGAGTGTTGATCAAGGACAACCACATCAGTGTATGCGGCGGGGTCGGGCCGGCCGTCCGTCAGGCCCGGCAGCGGGCCTCGGCCCTGCTGCGGATTGAGGTCGAATGTACCAGCCTGGAACAGGTCGGCGAGGCGCTGGCGGCCGAGGCCGATATCCTGCTGCTGGACAACATGACGACCCGAGACATGCGCGACGCGGTCCAATTGGTAGGCGGCCGCGCCCTGCTTGAAGCCTCGGGCAATATGAGCCTGGAGCGGGTTCGGGAGGTCGCCCAGACCGGGGTGGATTTTATCTCGGTCGGTGCCCTGACCCACTCCGCCCCAGCCGTTGACCTGAGTATGGCGGTGTCGCCCCAGACCTGA
- a CDS encoding biotin--[acetyl-CoA-carboxylase] ligase: MSEPDFGVAVGSRLKTRLLGRPLHFFETIDSTNTYAGQLAAEGAAEGTLVVADAQTGGRGRLGRSWVSPAGVNLYCSLILRPPIAASLAPQINLVAAVAVADTIAGLDGLPPAIKWPNDVLLSGKKVCGILAEMQTRGEHLQAIILGIGVNLNARLEAFPEELRDKAASLFVVTGTPVERAAFTASLLTHLEQAYLLWLEEGFPALRAAWERYAADLIGRQIAVAAQGEAISGTVLGLDTDGALLVREQTTETPRRVVAGEVSVIGGYQQGGTHDPRD; encoded by the coding sequence ATGTCCGAACCAGACTTTGGTGTTGCCGTCGGGAGCCGACTCAAGACACGTTTGCTTGGCAGACCGCTCCATTTTTTTGAGACGATCGACTCCACCAATACCTACGCCGGGCAGCTGGCTGCCGAGGGCGCGGCCGAAGGCACGCTGGTAGTCGCCGACGCCCAGACCGGCGGCCGGGGTCGCCTCGGCCGCAGCTGGGTCTCGCCGGCCGGGGTGAACCTGTACTGCTCGCTCATTCTGCGTCCGCCTATCGCCGCCAGTCTGGCTCCCCAGATCAATCTGGTGGCTGCGGTGGCGGTGGCCGACACGATTGCCGGGCTGGACGGGCTGCCTCCGGCCATCAAATGGCCCAACGATGTGTTGCTCTCGGGCAAAAAGGTGTGCGGCATCCTGGCCGAGATGCAGACCCGGGGCGAGCACTTGCAGGCCATCATTCTTGGCATCGGGGTGAATCTCAACGCCCGGCTTGAGGCGTTTCCCGAGGAACTACGCGACAAAGCGGCCTCGCTGTTTGTGGTGACCGGCACGCCGGTTGAGCGCGCCGCCTTCACCGCCAGCCTGCTGACCCACCTTGAGCAAGCCTATCTTCTCTGGTTAGAAGAAGGCTTTCCGGCTCTGCGCGCGGCCTGGGAGCGCTATGCCGCCGACCTGATCGGCCGCCAGATTGCGGTCGCCGCCCAGGGTGAGGCGATCAGCGGGACGGTCCTGGGCCTGGATACGGACGGAGCCTTACTCGTGCGGGAGCAGACAACCGAGACGCCGCGCCGGGTGGTGGCGGGTGAGGTCAGCGTGATCGGCGGGTATCAACAGGGTGGAACACATGATCCTCGTGATTGA
- a CDS encoding type III pantothenate kinase yields MILVIDVGNTHTVLGIYQHDTLSHHWRLTTDAGRTSDEYSVLLSSVFAASDIAFASIEGIAVSCVVPPMIRVVEELSHSLFRRSPLIIGPGTKTGMPILYDVPREVGADRIVNAVAAYERYQEATIVVDFGTATTFDYVTANGEYLGGAIVPGVGISLDALYTKTAKLYRVELTKPPKVVGRNTVHAIQSGICYGYTALVDGMVDRIRRENASRARVIATGGFAELIADESSTIETIDEFLTLAGLRILYERNH; encoded by the coding sequence ATGATCCTCGTGATTGACGTGGGCAATACCCACACCGTGCTCGGCATCTATCAGCACGATACGCTCAGCCATCACTGGCGTCTGACGACCGATGCGGGACGTACCTCGGACGAGTATAGCGTGCTGCTGAGCAGCGTCTTTGCGGCTTCCGACATTGCGTTTGCGTCGATTGAGGGCATCGCCGTGTCGTGCGTGGTGCCGCCGATGATTCGGGTCGTTGAAGAGTTGAGCCACTCCCTTTTCCGCCGCTCTCCGCTGATTATCGGTCCCGGCACCAAAACCGGCATGCCGATCCTGTACGATGTGCCGCGCGAGGTGGGCGCGGACCGGATTGTGAACGCCGTGGCCGCCTATGAGCGCTATCAGGAGGCCACAATCGTGGTTGATTTTGGCACCGCGACGACGTTTGACTATGTGACGGCCAACGGCGAGTATCTGGGCGGCGCGATTGTGCCCGGCGTCGGGATTTCCCTCGACGCCCTGTATACCAAAACGGCCAAACTGTACCGGGTGGAGCTGACCAAGCCGCCCAAGGTGGTCGGCCGCAACACTGTGCATGCAATCCAGTCCGGGATTTGTTATGGATATACCGCGCTCGTTGACGGCATGGTTGACCGGATTCGCCGGGAGAACGCCAGCCGCGCCCGGGTCATTGCCACCGGAGGATTTGCCGAATTGATTGCCGACGAATCGTCTACCATCGAAACGATAGACGAGTTCCTGACCCTGGCCGGGCTCCGTATTCTATATGAACGCAACCACTGA
- the fusA gene encoding elongation factor G, with amino-acid sequence MADDIRRIRTIGLLAEGGAGKTTLAEALLYASGTTTRQGRVDDGNSAFDFEPEEIRRKASLSTAAHSLSWQRHAICLLDPPGMANFLSDTRYAMEAMSGAVFVAGPAGQLKVESERVWGWANLLQLPRLVCLSRLDREEGSLETALGGLRDTLEGQFVPVQIPIGFQADFSGVVDLLTMKALMFSGDNGAVEEQDIPAEVQDEADTRREQLVEAIAELDDDLLNRYLEGEDITTDELKQGLAKAVAAAQLYPVLCVSGGQCAGIQPLLDALVAYLPSPDQTPAVTGKHPKSQDDEERAPDPAAPFSARVFKTLDSPTGRLSLVRVCSGTLASDSVAYNASRDARERLGQLFGLDGKKQQPVASALPGQVVAIAKLKETRTGDTLCDEKTPIVLPPLPEFSPAISFALGLKARGDEEKILSSLSRLAEEDMALKVDRDAQSNDILISGAGQLHIEVVVEKLKRRYGVEAELKAPKVPYRETVNGTAEAQGRLKKQSGGRGQFGDTWIKLEPLPRGAGFEFVDKIRGGAIPRQYIPSVEKGAVGALAKGFLASYPLVDVKVTLYDGSYHEVDSSDMAFQIAASIGIQNALEKAKPVILEPIMQMEITVPEEYTGDITGDLNRRRGRLNSVDAKGHNQVIQASVPMAEILTYAPDLRSMTSGRGTFEMAFSHYEEVPHHLTDKIVQESKQARDE; translated from the coding sequence ATGGCTGATGACATCCGCCGTATTCGTACTATTGGTCTCTTGGCTGAGGGGGGAGCGGGGAAAACAACCCTGGCCGAAGCCCTGTTGTACGCCTCTGGCACCACGACCCGCCAGGGCCGGGTCGATGACGGCAACTCGGCGTTTGATTTTGAGCCCGAGGAGATCCGTCGCAAAGCCTCGCTGTCCACTGCGGCCCATTCCCTCAGCTGGCAGCGCCACGCCATTTGCCTCCTCGATCCCCCCGGCATGGCCAACTTTTTATCCGACACGCGCTACGCCATGGAGGCCATGAGCGGGGCGGTGTTTGTGGCCGGCCCGGCCGGTCAGCTCAAGGTCGAGAGCGAACGCGTGTGGGGCTGGGCCAACCTGTTGCAGCTGCCCCGGCTGGTGTGCCTGTCGCGCCTGGACCGTGAAGAGGGCAGTCTGGAGACCGCCCTCGGCGGGCTGCGCGACACCCTCGAAGGCCAGTTTGTGCCGGTCCAGATCCCGATCGGTTTCCAGGCCGACTTCAGCGGGGTGGTGGACCTGCTGACGATGAAGGCGCTGATGTTCAGCGGGGATAATGGCGCGGTTGAGGAGCAGGATATCCCGGCTGAGGTGCAGGACGAGGCCGATACCCGGCGTGAGCAGCTGGTTGAGGCGATTGCCGAACTCGACGACGACCTCCTCAACCGCTACCTCGAAGGTGAGGACATCACCACCGACGAACTCAAACAGGGCCTGGCCAAGGCGGTTGCCGCCGCCCAGCTGTACCCCGTGCTGTGCGTGTCGGGTGGGCAGTGCGCCGGCATCCAGCCTCTGCTCGACGCCCTGGTCGCCTATCTGCCCTCGCCCGACCAGACGCCGGCGGTGACCGGTAAACATCCAAAAAGCCAGGACGATGAAGAGCGGGCGCCCGATCCGGCCGCGCCGTTTTCGGCCCGGGTGTTCAAGACCCTGGACTCGCCTACCGGTCGCCTGTCCCTGGTGCGGGTGTGTTCGGGCACGCTGGCCAGCGACTCGGTGGCGTATAATGCCAGCCGTGATGCCCGGGAGCGGCTCGGCCAGCTGTTTGGTCTGGACGGCAAAAAACAACAGCCGGTGGCCTCGGCCCTGCCCGGTCAGGTGGTGGCCATTGCCAAGCTCAAGGAGACTCGCACCGGGGATACCCTGTGTGACGAGAAGACGCCGATTGTGCTGCCGCCGCTGCCGGAGTTTTCTCCGGCTATCTCTTTTGCCCTGGGGCTCAAGGCCCGCGGCGACGAGGAAAAAATCCTGTCTTCTCTGAGCCGCCTGGCCGAGGAAGACATGGCCCTCAAGGTTGATCGTGATGCCCAGTCGAACGATATTCTGATTTCCGGCGCCGGCCAGCTCCACATTGAGGTCGTGGTCGAGAAGCTCAAGCGGCGCTACGGAGTCGAGGCAGAGCTGAAAGCCCCCAAGGTGCCCTACCGCGAGACGGTCAACGGCACGGCCGAGGCTCAGGGGCGGCTCAAGAAGCAGTCCGGTGGACGCGGGCAGTTCGGGGACACCTGGATCAAGCTGGAACCCCTGCCGCGTGGCGCTGGTTTTGAATTTGTCGATAAGATTCGCGGCGGAGCGATCCCGCGCCAGTATATCCCGTCGGTCGAAAAAGGGGCGGTCGGCGCCCTGGCCAAGGGCTTTCTGGCCAGCTATCCCCTCGTCGATGTCAAAGTGACGCTGTACGACGGGTCCTACCACGAGGTGGATTCGTCCGATATGGCCTTCCAGATCGCCGCTTCCATCGGCATTCAGAACGCCCTGGAAAAGGCCAAGCCGGTCATTCTGGAGCCGATCATGCAGATGGAGATCACCGTCCCCGAGGAGTATACGGGTGACATCACGGGCGACCTGAATCGCCGCCGGGGACGGCTCAACAGTGTTGACGCCAAAGGCCACAATCAGGTCATTCAGGCCTCCGTGCCAATGGCTGAGATTCTGACCTACGCGCCCGATCTGCGGTCAATGACCAGTGGCCGGGGAACCTTTGAGATGGCGTTTTCGCACTACGAAGAGGTCCCTCACCATCTGACCGACAAGATCGTCCAGGAGTCCAAGCAAGCCCGGGACGAATAG